From Enhydrobacter sp., the proteins below share one genomic window:
- a CDS encoding ribonucleoside-diphosphate reductase subunit alpha: MFDVVQVRSGARVVTDSGRDARLTAFGKATLSDRYLLPGESYQDMFARVASAYADDDAHAQRLYDYISNLWFMPATPVLSNGGTSRGLPISCFLNEANDSLEGIVGLWNENVWLAARGGGIGSYWGNLRSIGEKVGMNGKTSGVVPFIRVMDSLTLAISQGSLRRGSAAVYLPVSHPEIEEFVEIRRPTGGDPNRKALNLHHGLLVSDAFMRAVEADEEWALTSPKDGAVLRKISARHLWIRILTARIETGEPYLVFVDHVNRAMPEHHKLAGLEVKTSNLCSEITLPTGVDHHGKQRTAVCCLSSLNVESYLEWHEHPTFIEDVMRFLDNVLQGFIDNAGSDFARATYAAMRERSVGLGIMGFHSFLQQNNIPLESVMAKVWNKKMFKHIRGQCDEASRTLAAERGACPDAADFGVQERFSNKLAIAPTASISIICGGASPGIEPSAANVYNHKTLSGSFVVRNPYLEKVLAQKGRNDEDTWTSITTSQGSVQHLDCLDDHEKAVFKTAFEIDQRWLVEHAADRAPFICQSQSLNIFLPADVHKRDLHQIHMMAWKRGVKSLYYCRSLSIQRADIVSNDALVSPIGDQALAVPGSDAPSPPPVGVPPAGEATNNYEECLSCQ, from the coding sequence GTGTTTGATGTCGTTCAAGTTCGAAGCGGTGCGCGCGTTGTGACCGACTCCGGGCGGGACGCCCGCCTGACGGCCTTCGGCAAAGCCACCCTGTCCGACCGCTATCTCCTGCCGGGCGAGTCCTACCAGGACATGTTCGCCAGGGTCGCCTCGGCCTATGCCGACGACGACGCGCATGCCCAGCGGCTCTACGACTACATCTCGAACCTCTGGTTCATGCCCGCCACGCCCGTTCTCTCCAATGGGGGGACCAGCCGCGGCCTGCCGATCTCCTGCTTCCTGAACGAGGCGAACGACAGCCTCGAAGGGATCGTCGGGCTGTGGAACGAGAACGTGTGGCTGGCGGCGCGCGGCGGCGGCATCGGCTCCTACTGGGGCAACCTGCGCTCGATCGGCGAGAAGGTCGGTATGAACGGCAAGACCTCCGGCGTCGTGCCCTTCATCCGCGTCATGGATTCGCTGACGCTGGCCATCAGTCAGGGCTCGCTGCGCCGCGGCTCGGCGGCCGTCTACCTGCCGGTCAGCCATCCCGAGATCGAGGAGTTCGTCGAGATCCGCCGGCCGACCGGCGGCGACCCCAATCGCAAGGCGCTCAACCTGCATCACGGCCTCCTGGTCTCCGACGCCTTCATGCGCGCCGTCGAGGCCGACGAGGAATGGGCGCTGACCTCGCCGAAGGACGGCGCGGTGCTGCGCAAGATCTCGGCCCGGCATCTGTGGATCCGCATCCTGACGGCGCGCATCGAGACCGGCGAGCCCTACCTCGTCTTCGTCGACCACGTGAACCGGGCGATGCCCGAGCACCACAAGCTCGCCGGCCTCGAGGTCAAGACCTCGAACCTGTGCAGCGAGATCACGCTGCCGACCGGCGTCGACCACCACGGCAAGCAGCGCACCGCGGTGTGCTGCCTCTCCTCGCTCAACGTCGAGAGCTATCTCGAGTGGCACGAGCATCCGACCTTCATCGAGGACGTGATGCGTTTCCTCGACAACGTGCTGCAGGGCTTCATCGACAACGCCGGCTCCGACTTCGCCCGTGCCACCTACGCCGCCATGCGCGAGCGCTCGGTCGGGCTCGGCATCATGGGCTTCCACTCCTTCCTGCAGCAGAACAACATCCCGCTCGAATCGGTGATGGCCAAGGTGTGGAACAAGAAGATGTTCAAGCACATCCGCGGCCAGTGCGACGAGGCCTCGCGCACGCTCGCCGCCGAGCGCGGCGCCTGCCCGGACGCCGCCGATTTCGGCGTCCAGGAGCGCTTCTCCAACAAGCTCGCGATCGCGCCCACCGCCTCGATCTCGATCATCTGCGGCGGCGCCTCGCCCGGCATCGAGCCGTCGGCGGCCAACGTCTACAACCACAAGACCCTGTCGGGCTCCTTCGTGGTGCGCAACCCGTACCTCGAGAAGGTGCTGGCCCAGAAGGGCCGGAACGACGAGGACACCTGGACCTCGATCACGACCAGCCAGGGCTCGGTCCAGCATCTCGACTGCCTCGACGACCACGAGAAGGCGGTGTTCAAGACCGCCTTCGAGATCGACCAGCGCTGGCTGGTCGAGCACGCCGCCGACCGCGCGCCCTTCATCTGCCAGAGCCAGTCGCTCAACATTTTCCTGCCGGCCGACGTGCACAAGCGCGACCTGCACCAGATCCACATGATGGCCTGGAAGCGCGGCGTGAAGAGCCTCTACTACTGCCGCTCGCTCTCGATCCAGCGCGCCGACATCGTCTCCAACGACGCCCTCGTCTCGCCGATCGGCGATCAGGCCCTTGCGGTTCCCGGAAGCGACGCTCCCTCGCCTCCGCCGGTCGGCGTCCCGCCGGCCGGCGAGGCCACCAACAACTACGAGGAATGCCTGAGCTGCCAGTAA